The following coding sequences lie in one Pseudomonas sp. B33.4 genomic window:
- a CDS encoding cytochrome P450 codes for MNPISAATHVDPYPYYAELRAASGMTFHPELKLWVASSARAVCAVLAHADCRVRPAQEPVPTAIAKSMAGKVFGQLMRMNDGERQRCPRSAIEPELAALDLETINALVAARLITADADGVYKAMFRGPACVIAALLGFTPAQARAVSELTADFVACLSPLSNDLQLAAANAAAEQLRGYFIELLAEPASNLLGAIQQRFAGDGETLIANLIGLCSQTFEACAGLIGNTLLALRRQPALRGESIEALLNEVQRFDPPVQNTRRFVAAPCEIAGVRVEAGDVILVLLASANRDPALNAHPEQFLPQRANRRSFSFGSGRHQCPGQALAMSIAGATVREILGRGIDLNRLNWHYRPSLNGRIPIFSDVGA; via the coding sequence ATGAACCCGATCAGTGCCGCAACGCATGTCGATCCTTATCCCTACTACGCCGAACTGCGCGCAGCAAGTGGAATGACGTTTCATCCGGAGTTGAAACTGTGGGTCGCCAGCAGCGCCCGCGCGGTGTGTGCGGTGTTGGCCCACGCTGATTGTCGGGTGCGCCCGGCGCAGGAACCCGTACCCACGGCGATTGCAAAAAGCATGGCCGGCAAGGTCTTCGGCCAATTGATGCGCATGAATGACGGCGAACGCCAGCGCTGCCCGCGTTCGGCAATCGAGCCTGAGCTGGCAGCGCTGGACCTTGAGACGATCAATGCTTTGGTCGCCGCCCGGCTGATCACAGCGGACGCCGACGGTGTGTACAAGGCAATGTTTCGCGGCCCGGCATGCGTAATCGCGGCGCTTTTGGGATTCACCCCGGCGCAGGCGCGGGCAGTCAGCGAGCTGACGGCGGACTTCGTCGCCTGCCTGTCGCCGCTGAGCAATGACCTGCAACTGGCCGCAGCGAATGCGGCGGCCGAACAACTGCGCGGCTACTTCATCGAGTTACTCGCCGAGCCTGCCAGCAATTTGTTGGGAGCCATCCAGCAGCGTTTTGCCGGCGATGGAGAAACCCTGATCGCCAACCTGATCGGCCTCTGCTCGCAGACGTTCGAAGCCTGCGCCGGGCTGATCGGCAACACGCTGTTGGCGCTACGTCGTCAGCCAGCACTGCGCGGCGAATCCATCGAAGCACTGCTCAACGAAGTCCAGCGCTTCGATCCGCCGGTGCAGAACACCCGGCGCTTCGTCGCCGCGCCGTGCGAGATTGCCGGTGTGCGTGTCGAGGCGGGTGATGTGATTCTGGTTTTGTTGGCCTCGGCCAATCGTGATCCGGCGCTTAACGCACACCCTGAGCAGTTTCTGCCGCAGCGCGCCAACCGCCGCAGTTTCAGTTTTGGCAGTGGCCGACATCAGTGTCCGGGGCAAGCGTTGGCGATGAGTATTGCCGGGGCGACGGTGCGGGAAATACTTGGGCGTGGCATCGATCTGAATCGCTTGAACTGGCACTACCGGCCTTCGCTCAATGGGCGCATTCCAATATTTAGCGATGTCGGAGCCTGA
- a CDS encoding chalcone isomerase family protein, with the protein MNKTPKVLRGCCGIGLWALLLTPTWANWQDAVPGAQIIGTGDYSVFGFDVYNARLWSAARPLVDGQPFALELIYRRNISRDDLVKASVDEIKRLADGRVSPAQLAGWQIQMQQSFVDVQAGTRITGVYLPGQGARFFVGQQLQHEIDDPLFARAFFAIWLDPRTRSPELREQLLGMSQ; encoded by the coding sequence ATGAACAAAACACCCAAGGTGTTACGGGGATGTTGCGGCATAGGCTTGTGGGCGCTATTGCTGACGCCAACCTGGGCCAATTGGCAGGACGCCGTGCCCGGCGCGCAAATCATCGGCACCGGCGATTACAGCGTATTTGGTTTCGATGTCTACAACGCGCGCCTGTGGAGTGCCGCGCGGCCCCTGGTCGACGGTCAGCCGTTTGCGCTGGAGCTGATCTACCGCCGCAACATTTCCCGCGACGACCTGGTCAAGGCCAGTGTCGATGAAATCAAACGCCTGGCTGATGGCCGCGTCAGCCCGGCGCAATTGGCCGGTTGGCAGATCCAGATGCAGCAATCGTTCGTCGATGTGCAAGCCGGCACGCGCATTACCGGGGTGTATCTGCCGGGGCAGGGCGCGCGGTTTTTTGTCGGCCAGCAGTTACAGCACGAGATCGATGACCCGCTGTTTGCCCGAGCGTTTTTTGCTATCTGGCTCGATCCGCGCACGCGCAGTCCCGAGTTGCGCGAACAGTTATTAGGTATGAGCCAATAG
- a CDS encoding Nramp family divalent metal transporter, with product MKFSLPKIATAPFCPPEVAGSVAVDPNASFFKRVLRFAGPGLLVSIGYMDPGNWATAIEAGSRFGYSLLFVVLLASLAGMVVQCLCSRLGIATGRDLAQLSRERYSTPTARLQWVLAEISIIATDLAEVLGCALAFHLLLGCSLTFGIALTAFDTLLVLALQNRGFRRLEAIMLVLVATIGVCFFVELLLIKPYWPDVAQGFKPSLAAIGEAAPLYLAIGILGATVMPHNLYLHTSIVQTRMIGKDLASKQDSVKLARIDTIGSLALALLVNAAILILAAAAFHQSGHTDVVDIQDAYHLLDPLVGGALASVLFGVALLASGQSSTFTGTIAGQVIMEGYLNLRIPCWQRRLITRGLALIPAFIGVWLMGDNAIGKLLVLSQVVLSLQLPFALYPLIRMTNDKQLMGPFVNRWPTRVLAWGLFVVISGANSWLILQWAV from the coding sequence GTGAAATTCAGTTTGCCCAAAATCGCCACCGCGCCGTTTTGCCCACCGGAAGTGGCTGGCAGTGTTGCGGTTGATCCCAATGCCTCGTTCTTCAAACGGGTGCTGCGCTTCGCCGGTCCCGGTTTGCTGGTGTCGATCGGTTACATGGATCCGGGCAACTGGGCTACCGCTATCGAGGCCGGTTCACGCTTTGGCTACAGCCTGTTGTTCGTGGTGTTGCTGGCGAGTCTGGCGGGCATGGTCGTGCAATGTTTGTGTTCGCGGCTGGGCATCGCCACCGGGCGCGATTTGGCGCAATTGTCCCGCGAGCGCTACAGCACGCCGACTGCACGGCTGCAGTGGGTACTGGCGGAAATCTCGATCATCGCCACGGACCTCGCTGAAGTGCTTGGTTGTGCGCTGGCGTTTCACTTGTTGCTCGGCTGTTCGCTGACCTTCGGCATTGCCCTGACGGCGTTCGACACCTTGCTGGTGCTGGCCCTGCAAAATCGTGGTTTCCGCAGACTGGAAGCGATCATGTTGGTGCTGGTCGCAACCATCGGCGTGTGTTTCTTCGTTGAACTGTTGCTGATCAAACCCTACTGGCCGGATGTCGCCCAAGGTTTCAAACCGTCGCTGGCGGCGATTGGCGAGGCGGCGCCGTTGTACCTGGCCATCGGTATTCTCGGCGCCACGGTGATGCCGCATAACCTCTATCTGCACACCTCGATCGTGCAGACACGGATGATCGGCAAGGATCTGGCGAGCAAGCAGGACTCGGTGAAACTGGCGCGCATCGACACCATCGGTTCGCTGGCGCTGGCGTTGCTGGTCAACGCGGCGATCCTGATCCTCGCCGCTGCGGCGTTTCACCAGTCCGGGCACACCGATGTGGTGGACATTCAGGACGCCTACCACTTGCTCGATCCGCTGGTCGGCGGTGCGCTGGCCAGCGTGTTGTTCGGCGTCGCGCTACTGGCGTCGGGGCAAAGTTCGACCTTCACCGGCACCATCGCCGGCCAGGTGATCATGGAGGGGTACCTGAACCTGCGGATCCCGTGCTGGCAGCGACGCTTGATCACTCGCGGACTGGCATTGATTCCAGCGTTTATCGGCGTGTGGCTGATGGGCGATAACGCGATTGGCAAGTTGCTAGTGTTGAGTCAGGTGGTGCTCAGTCTGCAACTGCCGTTTGCCCTGTATCCATTGATTCGCATGACCAACGACAAACAGCTGATGGGGCCGTTTGTAAATCGCTGGCCAACCCGGGTGTTGGCTTGGGGGTTGTTTGTGGTGATCAGTGGCGCTAACAGCTGGTTGATTTTGCAGTGGGCGGTTTGA